One genomic window of Camelina sativa cultivar DH55 chromosome 5, Cs, whole genome shotgun sequence includes the following:
- the LOC104787289 gene encoding uncharacterized protein LOC104787289, which produces MAISFVIDPSISPCFTLSASSSSLRRTLPLRNLHFHGKPSPSPMNSKPNRRFPILYPNNRSSYVASVSAHQHQASSSTSSNSEEANSKYPTDVKTLIGVYKEALFNGDETSVSEIETMLCKIEKEKNKMDHKVLSLSMKIASEKEMKIRLTADFENTRKKLDKDRLSTESNAKVQIMKSLLPIIDSFEKAKLQVQVDTDKEKKIDTSYQGIYRQFVEVLRHLRVAAIATVGKPFDPLLHEAISREESETVKAGVITEELNRGFLLGDRVLRPAKVKVSLGPRQQEDSFSCS; this is translated from the exons ATGGCGATTTCTTTCGTAATTGATCCTTCAATTTCTCCTTGCTTCACCttatctgcttcttcttcttctttaaggAGAACACTTCCCCTACGAAACCTTCATTTCCATGGCAAACCTTCACCATCTCCAATGAATTCGAAACCCAATCGAAGATTCCCAATCTTGTATCCAAACAATCGAAGCAGCTACGTAGCATCTGTCTCTGCTCACCAACaccaagcttcttcttct ACTAGTAGTAACAGTGAAGAAGCGAATTCAAAGTACCCAACAGATGTGAAAACCCTAATTGGGGTTTATAAAGAAGCTCTCTTTAATGGAGACGAAACCTCAGTCTCAGAAATCGAAACCATGCTTTGTAAAAtcgagaaggagaagaacaaaatgGATCACAAGGTTTTGTCATTGTCAATGAAGATAGCTtcagagaaagagatgaaaatcCGATTAACTGCTGATTTTGAGAATACAAGGAAGAAGCTTGATAAGGATAGGCTTAGTACAGAGTCTAATGCCAAAGTTCAGATTATGAAGAGTCTTTTACCAATTATTGATAGTTTCGAGAAAGCTAAGCTTCAGGTTCAAGTTGATACcgataaggagaagaagatcgaTACGAGTTATCAGGGGATCTATAGGCAGTTCGTTGAGGTTTTGAGACATCTTCGTGTTGCTGCTATTGCAACTGTTGGGAAGCCCTTTGATCCTTTG TTGCACGAGGCTATATCACGAGAAGAATCTGAGACGGTTAAAGCAGGGGTAATAACCGAGGAGCTGAACCGGGGATTTCTTCTAGGAGATCGTGTTCTGAGACCAGCAAAGGTTAAAGTTTCTTTAGGACCCCGCCAACAAGAAGACTCCTTCAGCTGCTCCTGA